Genomic DNA from Mycobacterium stomatepiae:
AAGGGCGCCAAGCTGGGCTCCGGCAAGCTGTGGGCCAACAAGGCGACCATCGAGACCAACCTGGTGGCCGCGCTGGTGCAGATCGAATCCGCGCTGGAAATATTCACCAAGACCGGCTCCGGGCATCTGGTACTGATCTCCTCGGTGCTCGGCAACACCGGGGTGCCGGGCGTCAAGGCCGCCTACTGCGCCAGCAAGGCGGGACTGAAATCGCTGGGCGAGTCGCTGCGCGCCGAGTACGCCAAGGGGCCGATCAGGGTCTCGACTATCGAGCCGGGTTACATCGAATCGGAGATGACCGCCAAGTCGGCGAGCACAATGCTGATGGTAGACAACGAAACTGGTGTCCGGGCACTGGTCGACGCCATCGAACGTGAGCCCGGCCGGGCCGTAGTTCCGCGCTGGCCGTGGGCTCCGCTGGTGCAGCTGATGCGGGTGCTGCCGCCGCCGCTGACCAAGCCGTTCGCCTAAAGTGAGTGCGGGACCGACGTGTAATGCGCTGCTTCGGAAGCGAATTCGGGCTTGTCGTAGGTCGCTAGCATCGGCATGCCGTAGATCGCGACGTCGAATTGCTGCGCACCAATCCGCACGTACACGATCCCGAATATGAGCGTCTAGCTGACCCGTCCTCGTTCGGTCCGGTAGCGACGGACCAGGGCATCGGTCGAGCTGTCCGACTGCGGCGCGGGGGAGCTGTCGCTGGTGAGCACCGGAAGCAGCGCCTTGGCCTGCGTCTTGCCCAGCTCGACGCCCCACTGATCGAACGAGTCGATTCCCCACACCACGCCCTCGGTGAACACCTGATGCTCGTAGAGCGCGATCAGCTGTCCCACCACCGACGGCGTAAGCCGTTCGGCCAGAATCGAAGTCGACGGCCGGTTGCCCGGCATCACCTTGTGCGGCACCACCTCGGCGGGAGTGCCCTCGGCGGCGATTTCCTCGGCGGTCTTGCCGAACGCCAGCACCTGAGTCTGCGCGAAAAAGTTGCTCATCAACAGGTCGTGCATGCTGCCGGTGCCGTCGGCGGTGGGCAGGTCGTCGGTGGGCTGGCTGAAGCCGAGGAAGTCGGCGGGCACGATGCGGGTGCCCTGGTGCAGCAGTTGGTAGAAGGCGTGCTGGCCGTTGGTTCCCGGCTCGCCCCAGAAGATTTCGCCGGTGTCGGTGGTGACCGGCGTGCCGTCGGCGCGGGTGGACTTGCCGTTGGATTCCATCGTGAGCTGCTGTAGGTACGCCGCGAAGCGGGCCAGGTCGTTGGAGTAGGGCAGCACCGCACGCGCCTGCGCGTCGAAGAAGTTGGAGTACCACAGCCCGATCAGGCCGAGCAGCGCCGGCGCGTTGGACTCCAGCGGGGCGGTCTTGAAGTGCTCGTCGACGATGTGGAATCCGGACAGGAAGTCGGCGAAGGCCTCGCGGCCGATCACGGCCATCACCGACAGCCCGATCGCCGAGTCGACCGAGTAGCGACCGCCGACCCAGTCCCAGAAACCGAACATGTTGTCGGTGTTGATGCCGAATTCGTCGACCAGGCGCTTGTTGGTCGAGACTGCCACGAAGTGCTTCGACACCGCGGCGTCGCCGAGCGTGTCGGTGAGCCAGCGGCGTGCGGCCGTCGCGTTGGTCAGTGTTTCCAGCGTCGAGAACGTCTTCGATGCGACGATGAAAAGCGTTGTGGCAGGCTCTAAGTCGGCGAGGGTAGCGACCAGATCGGCCGGGTCGACGTTGGACACGAAGCGGGCGGAGATTCCCGCATCGGCGTAGTGGCGCAGCGCCTGGTAGACCATCACCGGCCCCAGGTCCGAACCGCCGATGCCGATGTTGACGACCGTCCTGATCCGTTCCCCGGTGGCCCCGGTCCATTCGCCGGTGCGCAGGCGATCGGTGAAATCACCCATCGCGTCCAGCACGCTGTGGACGTCCTCGACGATGTTTTGACCGTCGACAACCAGCTTGGCATCCCGGGGCAGCCGCAGCGCGGTGTGCAGGACCGCGCGATCCTCCGAGGTGTTGATGTGCACGCCGGAGAACATCTGATCCCGGCGCTCTTCGAGATTGGCCGCCCGGGCCAGGTCAATCAGCAAGCCCAAGGTCTCGCGGGTGACGCGGTGCTTGCTGTAGTCGATGTACAGGTCGCCGACCGTCACCGTCAGCTCGCGACCGCGATCGGGGTCGTCGTCGAAGAACTTGCGGAGGTGGGTTTCGCCGATTTGCTCGTGATGCCTACGCAGGGCGTCCCACGCCGGAGTGGCGGTGATGTCGGGGATGGTGAGCACGGAGGTCATGGTTCGACCCTAGTGCCGACTCACGGGCCACAGCCACCGCTAGCGGGCAGCGCAATCCGCCATAGGAATACAGAAATTGGCGGTACAGAATCCTCGAAATTGAGGATTGTCAGTGGCCGAGCCGGCCCCGGCCCAAGCGCAGCAGCAGCATCGCGAGGTCCTTACCCTCCGGACCGAGCGCACTGTAACGCTGGATGACCTTCATTTCGCGGCTATGAACCAGTCGAGTACCACCGGATGCCATCCGGGCCCGGCCGATCTCGCGAGAAACTTCGGCACGCCGCTGGACGGCGGCCAGTATCTCGGCATCGAGCCGGTCGATCTCAAGGCGCAATTCTTCAATGTTCGCCATCTGTTCAATGTCGATCATCTCGACGCTCATCCCTACACCCCCGTGTTGTTTTGATGTTGTTCTTTTGGTCTTGTTCACTATTCGGCTGAAAAACGTTTCTCGCTCTGGAAAAAGTTCGAGCCCTGAATCCGGGAGGCGGACCGCAGGGCTGTAGCAATCACAGCTAGACCGTGGGCACCGCTGGCCGGTATCCACAGTAAAATCGGCGACGCCACTCGAGGATCGAGAGGCGGCGATGGAGATGCGTATTGTCCATGTAACGAGTGTGCCACACGCTCGGACCCCCCGAAGCAAAACGACAAGTTCGACAACCTCCCCTTGCTGGGGGCCGTGGCCTGGGACTTTGTCGTCGGTGGGTAGCGGTAAATTTAGGCAGACATGACTGCGCACGCAACTGATGACAAGCTCGCCGTCGAGATAAACGAGCTGCTCGCCGGCCTCAATCCGCAACAGCGCCAAGCCGTGGTACACCAGGGTTCGCCCCTGCTGATCGTGGCGGGCGCCGGCTCCGGAAAGACCGCCGTTCTCACGCGACGTGTGGCGTATCTCATTGCCGCCCGAGGCGTCGGGGTCGGTCAGATCCTGGCCATCACCTTCACCAACAAAGCCGCCGCTGAGATGCGTGAACGGGTGGTGCGCCTGGTCGGCAACCGCGCTCGCGCGATGTGGGTGTCCACCTTCCACTCGACCTGCGTGCGCATCCTGCGCAATCAGGCCTCCCTGATTAAGGGCCTCAATTCCAACTTCTCGATTTACGATGCCGACGACTCGCGTCGCCTGCTGCAGATGATCGGGCGCGACATGAGCCTGGACATCAAGCGGTACTCGCCGAGGCTGCTGTCGGTGGCTATCTCCAACCTCAAGAACGAGCTGATCGATCCTGATCAGGCTGTGTCCAACCTCACGGACGAATCCGATGACTTGGCTCACACCGTGGCTTCTGTATACGGCGAATACCAACGGCGGCTGCGCGCGGCCAACGCGCTGGACTTCGACGACCTGATCGGCGAGACGGTCGCGGTGTTGCAGACCTTCCCGCAGATCGCCCAGTACTACCGGCGCCGGTTCCGCCACGTCCTGGTCGACGAATACCAGGACACCAACCACGCCCAGTATGTTCTAGTGCGCGAATTGGTCGGGCGCGACGACGGCAATTCCTCCGACGATGACGTGCCGCCTGCGGAGTTATGTGTAGTCGGCGACGCCGATCAGTCGATCTACGCGTTCCGGGGTGCCACCATTCGTAATATCGAGGAGTTTGAACGCGACTACCCCGACGCCACCACCATTCTGCTGGAGCAGAATTACCGCTCTACGCAGAACATTCTTTCGGCGGCCAATTCGGTGATCGCGCGCAACTCCGGGCGCCGGGAGAAGCGGCTATGGACCGACGCCGGTGAAGGGGAGTTGATCGTCGGCTATGTCGCCGACAATGAGCACGACGAGGCCAGGTTCGTCGCCCAAGAAATTGACGCGCTCGCCGAGCAGGGCGAAATTACCTATAACGATGTAGCGGTCTTCTATCGCACC
This window encodes:
- a CDS encoding SDR family oxidoreductase; this encodes MTRQKILITGASSGLGAGMARNFAAKGRDLALCARRTDRLDELKAELSQQYPAIKIAVAALDVNDHEQVPKVFAELRDELDGLDRVIVNAGIGKGAKLGSGKLWANKATIETNLVAALVQIESALEIFTKTGSGHLVLISSVLGNTGVPGVKAAYCASKAGLKSLGESLRAEYAKGPIRVSTIEPGYIESEMTAKSASTMLMVDNETGVRALVDAIEREPGRAVVPRWPWAPLVQLMRVLPPPLTKPFA
- the pgi gene encoding glucose-6-phosphate isomerase; protein product: MTSVLTIPDITATPAWDALRRHHEQIGETHLRKFFDDDPDRGRELTVTVGDLYIDYSKHRVTRETLGLLIDLARAANLEERRDQMFSGVHINTSEDRAVLHTALRLPRDAKLVVDGQNIVEDVHSVLDAMGDFTDRLRTGEWTGATGERIRTVVNIGIGGSDLGPVMVYQALRHYADAGISARFVSNVDPADLVATLADLEPATTLFIVASKTFSTLETLTNATAARRWLTDTLGDAAVSKHFVAVSTNKRLVDEFGINTDNMFGFWDWVGGRYSVDSAIGLSVMAVIGREAFADFLSGFHIVDEHFKTAPLESNAPALLGLIGLWYSNFFDAQARAVLPYSNDLARFAAYLQQLTMESNGKSTRADGTPVTTDTGEIFWGEPGTNGQHAFYQLLHQGTRIVPADFLGFSQPTDDLPTADGTGSMHDLLMSNFFAQTQVLAFGKTAEEIAAEGTPAEVVPHKVMPGNRPSTSILAERLTPSVVGQLIALYEHQVFTEGVVWGIDSFDQWGVELGKTQAKALLPVLTSDSSPAPQSDSSTDALVRRYRTERGRVS
- a CDS encoding chorismate mutase — its product is MNKTKRTTSKQHGGVGMSVEMIDIEQMANIEELRLEIDRLDAEILAAVQRRAEVSREIGRARMASGGTRLVHSREMKVIQRYSALGPEGKDLAMLLLRLGRGRLGH